The Candidatus Zixiibacteriota bacterium nucleotide sequence TTTGACTTCAATAAAAATTGCGGTCAGCCATTATGGTCGACCGCAATTTCTATTGCACTATACGGAGTAAAAACTATTTGGCGTACTTTTTGAACCGCTCGTTAATTCTTCCCCAATGCAGGTTGGCAAGAAAGTTGTCTATATATTTGGCGCGCCCGGGACCATCTTTGTGGTAATAGGCATGTTCGAACACATCCAGGGAAATCAGCGGCACACCGCCCCAGATAGCGCCATAATGATGCTCATCAACTAAGACATTGAGCAGGCGACCGCTGTAAAGACGGTCAAAGACCAGAACACCCCAGCCGGAAAGTTTGGCGGCGATTGCGGTCGCCTTGAAATCGGCTTTCCAGTTGTCAAAACTTCCAAATTCTTTCTCGATGGCGGCTAAGACCTCTTTCCCCTTGGAGGGGTCGCCATCGCCTCCCAAAACCTCCCAGTAAACATCGTGCAACACGGTGCCGCCGTGGTTCCATGTCAGACGGCGTTTCAGTTCGCCGATTTCAGAATAATTGCCATTGGCGGCAGCGCGATCGGCTTTTTCCAGCGCCGCTTCAATTTTGTTGAGAAATGTTACATACCCTTTGTGATGAGTATTGTAGTGCCAGTCGGTCGTTTCCGGTGAAACGACGTCCTTAAGAAGTTTCTTGGCTTCCTCATCGGAATAGGGACGGGGATTGAATTTCCACTCGTACGACATATTTTTCCCTTCTTTATAATTTGTAATGTTACGTTAAACTGTTTCCCGTAACAACCAACGGTTCCAAAAGTTTCCCAAAAATTTAGAAATAGAAGATTAATGGTTCTTAACCGGATTGTCTATTTTTATACGGGAATTCACCCCGCAACGATTGGCCGAACTGGTACATTAGAAGCGAGCAGTTTTTTGCCGCAGATGCCGGGCAGTTCAATCGATAAAATTCCAGCTGAAACCAAAAAAGTCGTACCAGGTGGGGATAACAGCGTCCTCTCGAAGCGCATACGCCGCGCCCGTGATATTCTGGAAAATGTAATAGAAGCGAAATGACTTGATGGAGAATGAGAACTTCAAATTGATAATCGGGTCCTGACCCAGTTCCTTGCCACGGAAACCATGATAGGGACCATAATATTGCCCCTCGATATAGCCGTAGAGTCTGATAGGCGGTTTGCGGAATTGATAGGAAAGCTCCAGCCCTGAGAACAATTGATACTCCGGCGCATAGGGGGGATTGTCATTGTCGGTAAGGGTCAGATAGCGATAACTCCCTCCTCCTTTCCAATAAATATTGTCGCGATAGGAGATAGTTTTGACCAGCGAAGTAGAGATAAACTCCAGGTCGTGAGTGCCGGGGCGATAAAAGGGACCGGTCAAAGTATCGGCGCGCCGGAGCCAATCTATGCCATCAAAGATTTTGCCGCCAGTTGCGGAAAGAACCAGGTCATTGTTCGTGCGGCCAAGACCAACGGTCAAATTCCCCACCAACTGCTTTTCCGGTTTGAGTTCAGGATTCCCCGCTTCATAATAGTCAAACGTGTTCAGGTCGAGAAGTTTTTCCGCCTGTGATGTAAGATAAAGCAGCGACTGACGGGGAAATTTTCCAACATACCCGGCCGATATCTGAATAAAGGAGCGCTCACGGTTCCTTTGATAGGACAACATCGCCGCCGGAAGAGGGTCGAATCTTTCCACCTTTGCCACCGAGCTATAAAGGGTCAGATTCGAGCTGGAGTCGCCCGTGGATAAAGTTACTGCCGCTTTTGTATGCCACCGCTTATGGTTAACCCCAAGATCGTCAAACTCTTCTTCGCCGCCGATGACTTCGAGGCGGCTGTCAACTGTCCCGAACCGATGATAATGGAAAAGGCGGAGACTGTTATCAAAAATCTTAAGGGCCCGCTTGTAATTTGTAAGAGAACCGGAGGGACGCGATTCTGACTTTCGGAAACCATATTCCAGGGCGCTGGTGGCGGCGCTGGAATGATAGTACTCAATTGCGCCTTGAAACTGCTGCTCTCGTCGGTCGCGGGTCATCGGATAAAAGATAGTATCAGGATAGATTGCCAGTGTTCCCATACGGCGGTAGAGCCATCCCTGCAGATTCAGACTCCATCTCTTGCCGACAGGCTGATATATTTCGCCCCACTGATGATAGGCGCTGTCGCTCAGAAACAGGTAAGCGCCATTCGCTTTGCGATACTGCACCGCCGCGGCAATCCTCCGCCCTTTCTGGCTCTCACTGGTGAATTGCGCTCTGGTGTTGGCATAACCCCAGGAGCCTTTATCGACCACCAGCCCGGAGAGGGCTTTTCCTCTTTCCGGTCTGGGCAGAGTCATTATGAGAGAGGAAACGGCGTTCTCGGCGCCGAATGCCATCCCCAGCGGACCCTCTACACTGTACACTCCTCCCGATGCAAAATCTGGAATATCATTCAAATCAGTCAGGCCATCGGGCTGAAGAATATGCTCACTCGGAGCAAGCGGTCGTCCGTCCAGTATGAGATTCAACCGCTCCCCCGGCAGACTAAATGGAGCGGCCGTTTTTCTCTGAGGCGTCTGGTGGTCCTCAATGACTGAATAAGAAGGAGCAAATTTTAAGAAATCGCCGGCATCATGAAGAAAAGAGCGATTGGCATCGGGGCGAAGGTCTAAACGTGACGGCAACGCTCGCACTGTCAGAGAATCATAGAAGATATATTTCTCGAAACCGAGTGTATCAACTTTTTGTAGCTTCTGCTGGAGCATCTCGGGGGTAATAATCAACACCGAATCGCCCGAAGGAATCCGGATAGTGTCGAGGGGAACCTCCTGTGCAACAACCTGCCCCGATAAAATGATTACGATAAGAAGGGCGGATGAAATGACTCTTATCATTTTCGCCGTCGGCTTTCTCGCTCCTGCAAAAATTTCAAAGCGGGATAGAACAACGGGAATATTATACCATTTGAAATAATGGTAATCAATGAAAATGCCAGACCGGATATGAACCGGGGCCAAAACGGCTGATAAAGCCAGGCGTCAACTATGTCAACCACCAGATGATAAAGCATGCCGGTCAGAATTCCTGCGGCGCTCAATATCAGGAGAAGCCCGGCTTCTTTCTTGTTTACACCGGCAAACTTGAATGCGCCGACTCCTACCGCCGCCGAAAGGGAGATTCCCGCCAGTTGCGAAAGAAGCAGCGGAAAGGCGACCGGACCGGAAGGATTCAGATTGGACCAGAGGAAAAAGCCTATAGAGCCGACCCCGATTCCGGGCCAGATACCCCAAAGGTAGCCGGCGGAAAAGACGATGAAAAAGGCCGGATTGACATTGGGCAAAAGCAGGGTGAAATAAGAGAAAACAAAAACCAGAGCCGCGAAAATCGCGACTCTGGCTATTATCTGCGGCGACGGTCTCATTTGATAACGGCAAGCTTGTACTTTTTGACCGTGCTGATATTGGCGTCGGGGACTTCCAGTCTTATGACCGCAATATAGACTCCGGGCGCCACCGCCTTGCCTTTGTCGTTAAGCAGATTCCAGGACCATTCCCATTCATCTTCATTGACAGGCCAGAGCACTTCGCCGATGCTGTCAGTCAAATTCGGCGAGAGCACCTTTTCTCCGGCGGCGTTGAACAAGTCTACGGAAACAAAGACTTTGGTGCCGCCCGGTATACCGGCTTCGCGCTCAAATTCGACTCTGAAAGTTATCTCATCATTGTCTGATTTAACTACCATCGGATTGGGATACGGGGCAAGCACTTTGAAGCGAAGTTTGGTGCTGTCGTCGAGGTCAACCTCCGTCACGGAATCGGCCACAAGATACCCAAAATGATATCCAGTGGCGCCGTCAATATAGGCAGAGTTTATAATCGATGATACCGATGGTATGGCGTAGAACCTGAAAAATCCGGAGGTGAACATGGAATCAACGACAATAGCCGAATCGGTCAGGTAATGTATGCGAACATCCGCCGGCGAACCTGAATTGATCGGAAAGCCGACTACAGCCGTATGCCACCGCAGCTGTAAAGAGGTAATCCGGTCGCCGGTGAAGCGGAAGATAGCGGTGTCGTCGCCCGGTCCAAGATTATTAAGCGTTATATAGTTTGACGCCAGGTTTTGCGGCACCCGCTGTTTGAAATATCCCATTTTTTCGGCGGTTATCTCCGGGGTAGTACTGGGCCAGGGCCACACCATAAAGAAGGGATAGCTGGCATGCGGGATAAAAGCCGAATCAGGTATCATCGGATAATTCGCCGCCTCGGAGAAAACCAGTGGTGTCGCTACTGTGTCCACCGCTGTATTCCTTACATAGCGATATGAGAGCGGAGCTCTTACCGAACGGGGACCGGTAAACAGATTATAGACGCTGAACTCGGCAAAAGCGCGCCCCAAATCATATTCCCCCGTCGAGAGCTCCATTATCGCCTCATTGGCGGCGCGAAGGAACTGCGGTCCGGTGCCGTAATCGCGACAGCGCTCCCAGATTTCGCGCACAATGCTCGGTCCGAATTTCTCGCTCAAATATATCGGGAACACCGCCGCGCCATAGGGATGCAGCGAGTTGCCGATGGAGAAATCCTGAAGCGCCAGCCAGGGGTAATCATAGAATGCCTTGAGATAACCGTAATAGTCATTGATGGCGTCGTACGCCGCCTCTTCCATCCAGGTGGAGGACATCTCCCACCAGTACAGTCGCGCCGGGTCATCATAGGTGTTGGCGCCCTCGTACTCGGTATAATCCATACCGAAATGGATGGCGTGAAAAAATTCGTGGGCCACAGTAACACGAACCGCATCGAGAGGACGGGTGCTGTACGGGGCAAAATTGTAATTATTGTCAATTACCAGGTAAGAAGTTGCCGACTGCGCGTTGATGGCGATTTCCCCCTGGGTATAGCCGTAATATGACAAGCCGAGTTCCTGGATATAAATGTCATAGAGAGAGTCGCCCCCGTCGGGGTAAAAATCATCCTGAGGCGGCGACGGGAAACCGAGATAGACCGTTATAAAATTATATACGGAATCGGCGATTTCGGACACCCGATTGACATAATCAGGAATGCCGTCGGCCGGAGCGATATCGACATTTGACTGATAGACGGCGTCAACTCCCGAGGTGGTGTAATGTATCATAAATCTCTGCGCCGGCGAGACCATCGAATCGGAAAGAGCGGGACGAGCCATCGGCTTGGCGGCGCGGAACGACTCCGACATCTGAGGCAGATTCAAGAATAATTCGAAGGCGATACTGGTGCCGCAATGGGGCTGCTCTACAGAATCGAGGGAGACCGGTATAGGTCCAGCGCCCCGAAGATACCGCATTCGGTCGAGCAAATCCTGCTGGTACTGTTCGCTCAATGTTTCGGCAGCCGCGGTCCCTGCCGCAAAGAGCATCAGAAGAATCATAAATACAAGTGACGTTTTCAATGGATACCTCTATTTCTTGAATTGTATCTTGCTTTCAGTGATTCGAGAATATCATAGGCGACCGGTTCACTTCCGATGAGCCCGTATTTGCCGTCACGCCCATGGAAATCGGAGCCGCCGGTGATTAATAGATTATGCTCCTGGGCAATCTTCTTGTAGCGGGTCCGGTGCTGGCTGTTATGATTGGGATGATAAATTTCGATGCCATCCAGGCCAATCGGCACCAGGTCGTCAATGAAACGGGAGACATTGCCGATTCCGGGGTGCGCCAGGACTGCCAGACCGCCGGCGTTATGAATAAGAGCGATAGCCTCGGCCGGGCTCATATTTTCCTTGGGGACATAGGCGGGCGATTTATCCCCGATATATTTTCCAAAAGCGGCTTCATACGATTTTACCGCGCCGATTCTGAGCAGGGCATCGGCAACATGCGGCCTCCCGATGGCGGAGTTACCGGCAATCTCTTTTACAAGTTCCAGAGGGATTTCGACTCCCATCTTTTTTAATTTGCTTAACATTATTTCGCCGCGGCGGTTCCTTTTTTGGCGAAAATCGGCAAGAGCATCGGTCAAAGCCGGATTGTCTGCGTCAATAAAATACCCCAGCAGATGTATATCATCGGTCCCCTTTCCGGCTGACAGCTCTACCCCGCTGATTAACTCCGGGTCATCGGTCCTGAGGAGTTTCCTGATTTCGCGATATCCCTGCAGGTTATCGTGGTCGCAAATGGCAAAAGCGCGCAGACTCTTTGACCGGACAATCTCGAGGATTTCCACTGGGGAATTCAGTCCATCCGAGTAATAGGTATGAATATGCAGGTCGATGCGGTCGTACATCTAAAGCTTGCTCTCCACGACCTTCCGGATTTCATCGGCAAGCAGGCTGCTTTTTTCCTGTAAACCGGCGATTTCCCGGCGCAGGTTTTCCACAAACTGGGTATCGTCCAGAGAGGAGATATTTATCTTCACATTATATATGGCTCCCTCAATGGCGGCTTTTGCCATCAGCGCCGAGACACCGGCATCAGACACGGAATTGACATTCCCCTTTTCGGCAACAATACGGGTCAGTTCCAGCACCTGCAGGGAAAGCCGGGCGGTCTCCAGCGGCGCCAGGGCGGCCTGCTTGGTAGCGGCTATGATTTCCGCATTGCGTCGGCTTATTTCAGATTCGGTATCTCTAGGCAGTTTGCGGGCAGACATCACCTTGTCAAACGCTTCGCCGTCCTTCTTAATCATTTCCGTCAATTGCGCCCGCAAGGTTTCGGCTCTGTCGCGGATAGCAGTCAATTCCTGCTGAACATCGACATACTTTTTCTTCCCAACCGTCAGACGGCAGACCATGGCATCAAGCGCCGCCGCCAAAGCTCCGGCCGAAGCGGCTACCGAGCCGCCACCGGGGGTCGGAGATGAAGAGGCAACTTCATCGTAGAATGATGCGGCAACACCGCCGCCACCAACTCCGCTGCGGCGCAGTTTTTCTTCCAGTACCTGAGCCGCTGTAAAATTTTCGAGGCGAAGATAAAAGTCGGCAACATCAAGCAGCGCCTGTTGAGGAACAAGTCCAATTATTTCTGAGGATAGAACATTGACCCCGTAACGGGCAGCCTCGGACTTAATTGTCTCGAATACCCGAAAGAGCGGGGTCTGAGTATAGTTGACCAGGTTCATCGAGACCTGCACCAGATTGCGCTCTTTTATGGAGAAGCCCATCGCCTTAACAAAGCGATATCCGCCCTTGGCAAAGCGAACGGCATTAGCGACTTTCTTGGCGATAGAAACGCGGTCGGTATCAAGATAGACATTGAACGCAACCAGCGGGAAACGGACACCAATGGCGGTGGCTCCCGCCTTGAGGTTCATCTTCGATGGACCGTAATCCGGTTTGCGGCTCGGGTTGGTTTCGATTTCATCCCGGATCGCCTCATATTCTCCGCGCCGGACATAAGCGAGATTCTGGCGGTCCGGGTGGGTGGCGGCTGATTCATACAGATAAACCGGTATCTGCAGCTCCTCCCCTACCCGTCGGCCCAGCTGGTTTGCCAATTCAATCGCTTCCGCTTCGCTGAAATCAGAAATCGGAATGAAGGGACAGACGTCGGTCGCCCCCATCCGGGGATGCTCCCCCTGATGAGTCCGCATATCTATCAGTTCGGCCGCTTCTTTATAACCTCGAAAACAGGCTTCGACCGCATCTTCCGGCGGGCAGACAAAGGTGACCACGGCGCGATTATGGTCGGCATCCATCTCCCGGTCAAGCAGTACCACCGATGGAACAGAGGTGATGGCGGCGACAATTCTATCAATAACATCTTTTCGGCGCCCTTCGGAAAAATTAGGCACACATTCGACAAGTCTAATCATATAGGCAACTCCCAGAATCTACTTGGTGACTCTGACAAACGATTTCAATCCCCAGGCCATCAGGGGAATCATTATTTCGTGATGACCGATGAAATTGTATCCCTTGCCCCCGGTTTCGGTAGGCCGGCGAACGATATTCATTGCGGGACGATAGTGGTTAATCATATCGAAATTGGCGGTCGTGATATTCGGGGTATGCTTGCCAATATTCCGCGCCACGGTTAAAGCCTTCAGAAAAACCTCCGGCAGAATAACGGCGGAACCGATATTGGCGACCACCCCGCCCCGGTCGGCCGACAGCAGGATATTGGCAAGAATCTTGAAGTCGCGGAAGGATGCCTCGCCGGCGGCAGCGGCATCAAAAACGGGATGTTGCTGAACGATGTCAGTGCCGATTCCCAGATGAACCGTCACCGGCATCGACAAACGCTCCGCCGCCGCAAAGAGCGAATGCTTGCGAAAAGGAAATTTCGGTCGGTTCAAAAACTTCCCGGCCGCTTCACCGAGACCGAGTTCGTCTTCTATAGCGAGCCGGACAATTTCGGCGTACATATGTCCTGTTTCCTCCGCCATACCAAAGGAGCCGTCTCGCAGACCGGCGGCGACATCTTCCGAGGTTCTTCCGCCAAAGGCAAGCTCCAGGTCATGAATCAAGCCGGCGGAATTGAAGGAGAGACCGGTAACGATGCGGCGATTCATCAGGTCGATTATCACGTCCGAAAGCCCGACTTTGATGACATGAGCGCCAAGCATCAGATGAAAGGGGCGTCCTTTGCGGCGCGCTCTGGCGACCGCTTTGAGGAACTCCTGAAGTTCCTCCGCTTTCAGAAATCGGGGCAGTGACGCAAAAAAGCGGTCAGCCCCTGTCGTCTCCAGCGCCCGGCCGAAATTGCCGATAGCGGTCTTGCTGGGGCGCTTCTTTAAGGAGACCAGGCGAACCTTTTTTAAATCAATTTGCTGGAAACGGCTCATAACCTTCAAAAATCCACAATTTCGCCCAGTTTGTAGTCGGTCAATTCGGCCGAGATTGAGCCTACCAGAACTTTCGACTTCATTAAAACCGGCATTTTCAGGCGGTCATCGGTCAGCCAGACCGTCAGTTTCCCTTCATGCTTGAATATTCCTGAGCTCAAAAGCAGCGGCTCGACCACGATACAATCGAATTTTCCGGCTTTGACGCGGATGGTTTCCTTCCGATGCACTTTCACCTCCAGCGGATATTTCTTGCCATCGGTGAAATTCTCCACAAATATCGATTCACCTACCTTCAGCTCTTGTGTTCGCACATAATAAAGGATGGAGAGAGCATCCTGCACATATGGTGGGACTTCAATGGTATCCTTCTCATAGAAAACGCGGTGATTGAGCTGGTCAAAGCTGTATTTCTTATGGGCGCGGTAACTTCCCTCGCTCAATTTCTTTTCGAAGTACCAGGAAAAGAGGCCAACGCCATCTACTATAGATGTAACAACATCTTCAACCCGGTAAAAAGAGGAGAAAAACTTATTGGAGTTGGCGGTCGAGATAATCTGGTAACAGGGACGACCGTTGTACTCTATCAGGTCAGCAACTTCCATCGTGGCATAGCCGGCATTAATGAAGCCGTAGCCGATATCGAAGGTCAGCTTCTCGCCCAGG carries:
- a CDS encoding superoxide dismutase yields the protein MSYEWKFNPRPYSDEEAKKLLKDVVSPETTDWHYNTHHKGYVTFLNKIEAALEKADRAAANGNYSEIGELKRRLTWNHGGTVLHDVYWEVLGGDGDPSKGKEVLAAIEKEFGSFDNWKADFKATAIAAKLSGWGVLVFDRLYSGRLLNVLVDEHHYGAIWGGVPLISLDVFEHAYYHKDGPGRAKYIDNFLANLHWGRINERFKKYAK
- a CDS encoding MXAN_6640 family putative metalloprotease, with protein sequence MKTSLVFMILLMLFAAGTAAAETLSEQYQQDLLDRMRYLRGAGPIPVSLDSVEQPHCGTSIAFELFLNLPQMSESFRAAKPMARPALSDSMVSPAQRFMIHYTTSGVDAVYQSNVDIAPADGIPDYVNRVSEIADSVYNFITVYLGFPSPPQDDFYPDGGDSLYDIYIQELGLSYYGYTQGEIAINAQSATSYLVIDNNYNFAPYSTRPLDAVRVTVAHEFFHAIHFGMDYTEYEGANTYDDPARLYWWEMSSTWMEEAAYDAINDYYGYLKAFYDYPWLALQDFSIGNSLHPYGAAVFPIYLSEKFGPSIVREIWERCRDYGTGPQFLRAANEAIMELSTGEYDLGRAFAEFSVYNLFTGPRSVRAPLSYRYVRNTAVDTVATPLVFSEAANYPMIPDSAFIPHASYPFFMVWPWPSTTPEITAEKMGYFKQRVPQNLASNYITLNNLGPGDDTAIFRFTGDRITSLQLRWHTAVVGFPINSGSPADVRIHYLTDSAIVVDSMFTSGFFRFYAIPSVSSIINSAYIDGATGYHFGYLVADSVTEVDLDDSTKLRFKVLAPYPNPMVVKSDNDEITFRVEFEREAGIPGGTKVFVSVDLFNAAGEKVLSPNLTDSIGEVLWPVNEDEWEWSWNLLNDKGKAVAPGVYIAVIRLEVPDANISTVKKYKLAVIK
- a CDS encoding PHP domain-containing protein encodes the protein MYDRIDLHIHTYYSDGLNSPVEILEIVRSKSLRAFAICDHDNLQGYREIRKLLRTDDPELISGVELSAGKGTDDIHLLGYFIDADNPALTDALADFRQKRNRRGEIMLSKLKKMGVEIPLELVKEIAGNSAIGRPHVADALLRIGAVKSYEAAFGKYIGDKSPAYVPKENMSPAEAIALIHNAGGLAVLAHPGIGNVSRFIDDLVPIGLDGIEIYHPNHNSQHRTRYKKIAQEHNLLITGGSDFHGRDGKYGLIGSEPVAYDILESLKARYNSRNRGIH
- the ftcD gene encoding glutamate formimidoyltransferase — encoded protein: MIRLVECVPNFSEGRRKDVIDRIVAAITSVPSVVLLDREMDADHNRAVVTFVCPPEDAVEACFRGYKEAAELIDMRTHQGEHPRMGATDVCPFIPISDFSEAEAIELANQLGRRVGEELQIPVYLYESAATHPDRQNLAYVRRGEYEAIRDEIETNPSRKPDYGPSKMNLKAGATAIGVRFPLVAFNVYLDTDRVSIAKKVANAVRFAKGGYRFVKAMGFSIKERNLVQVSMNLVNYTQTPLFRVFETIKSEAARYGVNVLSSEIIGLVPQQALLDVADFYLRLENFTAAQVLEEKLRRSGVGGGGVAASFYDEVASSSPTPGGGSVAASAGALAAALDAMVCRLTVGKKKYVDVQQELTAIRDRAETLRAQLTEMIKKDGEAFDKVMSARKLPRDTESEISRRNAEIIAATKQAALAPLETARLSLQVLELTRIVAEKGNVNSVSDAGVSALMAKAAIEGAIYNVKINISSLDDTQFVENLRREIAGLQEKSSLLADEIRKVVESKL
- a CDS encoding DUF3108 domain-containing protein translates to MTKKILITLGIVAAAAAAYFVYASLRPVSAQATQEALPDQGLDRYIENNAFGLGEKLTFDIGYGFINAGYATMEVADLIEYNGRPCYQIISTANSNKFFSSFYRVEDVVTSIVDGVGLFSWYFEKKLSEGSYRAHKKYSFDQLNHRVFYEKDTIEVPPYVQDALSILYYVRTQELKVGESIFVENFTDGKKYPLEVKVHRKETIRVKAGKFDCIVVEPLLLSSGIFKHEGKLTVWLTDDRLKMPVLMKSKVLVGSISAELTDYKLGEIVDF